The uncultured Carboxylicivirga sp. genomic interval GGATGTATTATTTAAGTGTAACTAATTATTTTGCTATTGCGAGATAGCATTATTTGAATGCGAGAGGTAATTATGGCATTGTAAGATGACATTATGTCGCTTTAAGAGTCTGTTATTTAACTTGAAGAGGGTATTATTTAAGTGTAACTAATTGTTTTGCTATTGCGAGATAGCATTATTTGAATGTGAGAGGTAATTATGGCATTGTAAGATGACATTATGTCGCTTTAAGGGCCTGTTATTTAACTTGAAGAGGGTATTATTTAATGTACAGATTGTATTATGCTACTTTCATAACTTATTATGTAAGTGTCAGAGAGTGTAATCCTACCATTCGAATGTTGTTATTGGCTTTATGCACAAAAAAATAAGGAACGGTTCTATATCTTTAATGGATATAACGAACCATTCCTTCTATACTTTTATTTACGGACTTCGAGCTTAAAAACTACTTAATCAAGAAGTCGAACATCATTTTATCACCTAAATAACCTTGCAAGCGATCGTTTATTTTAACTTGCCCCACACCAGCTGGTGTACCGGTATAAATCAAATCGCCAATTTTAAGGGTGAAATATTGCGATACATGGGCAATTATTTCATCAATCGGATGAATCATTAATGAGGTATTGCCTTGCTGACGTGTTTCGCCATTTACATCCAGCTTAAAGTCGATATTTTGAATATCCTCAAACTTACTTTTAGGAACAAATTCCGAAAGTACAGCCGATCCATCAAAGGCTTTTGCCTTTTCCCAGGGTAAGCCTTTTTCTTTTAGTTTCGATTGTAAATCGCGGGCAGTAAAGTCAATACCTAAACCTACTTCTTCGTAATAGCGATTGGCAAATTCGGGCGCAATGTTTTTACCAATGCGATTTATTTTAATCACTACTTCCACCTCGTGATGAAACTCCTGAGCAAAGTCGGGAATAAAAAACGGACGGTTTTTAAGCAATAGTGCCGAATCGGGTTTGGCAAAAATAACCGGCTCGGTGGGCATTTGGTTGTTCAATTCTTTAATATGATCAACATAATTACGCCCAATGCATAATATTTTCATACTACCGAAATTAAATCTTATTTATTACGAAATGCTCTCAGCTTAATATTAGTCAGTACTTTTTTCGTGAAAAGTGGGAAATCTCCATTCATCATCCAACCGTAATACGATGGATCTTTTTCAAGTACTTTTTCTACTGGTTGTCCTTTGTATTTGCCAAAGTTGAATACTTCTTCGCCTTTGTCGTTAAAGATGATACGGCCAATAAAATCGGCATTTTTATTAAATGATGAGAAATCATTCAAAAATTCAACGTCATTTTCCAAATCAGGGTAACGATCTAACTGAGATAATAAAACCTCGTAAGTTGCACGAGTATCAGCTTCGGCCGAATGAGCGTCGGTTAAATCTTTGTCGCAATAGAATTTATAAGCGGCAGTTAATGTTCGTTTTTCCATTTTATGAAAAATGGTTTGAACATCAACAAACTTGCGCTTTTTCATATCAAAATCCACTTCTGCTCTAATAAATTCTTCGGCCAATAAGGGCACATCAAATTTATTGGAGTTAAAACCGCCAATGTCGCATCCTTCCATTATTTTGGCAATTTCTTTACCCAGCTTTTTAAAGGTTGGAGCATCTTTTACATCTTCGTCGCTAATGCCATGAATAGCCGTGGTTTCAGGGGGAATTGGCATTTCTGGATTTACTTTGTAGCAAAACGATTCTTCTTTTCCATCCAAACTTACTTTTAAAATGGCTATTTCAACAATTCGATCTTTGGCAATATTTATCCCAGTGGTTTCCAAATCGAAAAACACAATGGGGTTTTTAAGCTGAAGTTTCATTCTTATTTTTTATAGTGTGAACAACAAAAATAGGGTAAATAGATATTTAAGCCTTACGATTAAGCCATAAATTCTCAACTATTGTTGTTTGATTCTATTTTTCATCTTCTTTTGTAATAACAAACAAAAATTTATCAGCTTCGTTATTGTACCATTTTTCAGGAACAATAAGTGGTTGGCTAAAGGCTGGTAAATTATCATCCTCGATGTTTACAATGTACGATCCGGGTGTTAGAGCCATAATAAACTTTGCCGAATCGGCCGAAGCCCGGTATTGTCCCATCACATTGTTAAGAGTATCAGTAACGGTAATGCTAGGTCTTGAGTTAGGTATGATGAGGTCTTTTCCGTTTTTAACTCTGATGTCGGCTTTAATGATGTAGTTAAACGGATCTTTTTCGTTAAAAACTACCTTGTAAATGTCGCGACAACCATAACCATCTGGTCGAATAGCCGATACATACGCATGTCGTTTACCATATACCCACGATATATTATAATTATCATAGGTATCGTTTAAGGGATAGCCCATGTTTATTGGCTCGCCCCAAAGTTTGGTTTCTGTATCTAAATCGGAATAAAACAAGTCGTATCCTCCCATTGATTTTTCGTTATCTGATGAAAAGTAAAGACGTTTACCATCTTCAGATAGAACCGGGAAGTTCTCATTGTATTTCGAATTTATTTTTCCGGGTAATTCCCTTGCCAGGCCCCATTTTCCATTGGGGAGTTTCATAGCGTAGTACAAGTCAGTATCTCCATTTTCCGAATCGCCTGAAAAAACAATTGTATCACCACTGGCCGAAAACCATACTCCAAATTCCGAACCCTTTCCATCTAACGGATCACCAAAATCTTCGAGCAAGTCAAAGTTATATCGTCCGTTGTAATTGGCATATGCCATTGTTTCTTCTTTCATCCGGTTATGATAAACCATTAGCATTTTGCCATGAGGCTCAATGCCGGCAACCATTTCGTCGTAAATACTGTTTACTTTTGATCCAATTATTTTTGCTTTCTGATGGATGTTGTTCTCCAATTCCGATACATATACATTAAAATAATAGATACCTGCAAAACTGTTATATTTCTTATCTGATGAGTAAAACAGGGTTTGTTCATCAACGCTAACGTATGGATTAATCTCGTTTCGTGGTGTATTAATATCTTCTCCAAGGTTGATAAATGTAATATCCAGCGGATGCTGGGTTAATGCTTTTGCATTCTGAATGTAGTTTTTCAGTTGCTCACTTTTTTGCTTAAATTCCAAATCTCCTTGCAACAGACTCGCTTTATCGAGTAAATAGTTTTCGGCTTCATTAAATCTATGACCATGATACAATGCAAGCGCATAATTATAATTGGCTTCAACATCGTTGGGCTTTAACTCCAACAATTTTTCTAAATAAGGAATAGCCTCTTCTCGAAGGGTATTATCCTTAACAATACAGTTACATATCAACGAAAGTAAATCGGTATTTTCTTTATCTTTTCGATAAAGTCTTTTGTAATCTTTTAAAGCACGCTGATAATTGTTGTATTTATAAAAGCCGTCGGCTCTTTTTTTATAGTCAGTCTGACCAAAAATGCATGTGCTTAACATGCCAATTAAAGTAAATATTAGGATGCGCTTCATTGTTTAGGATATTGTTTTGCACGATTTTAAAGAAAATAATTTGTTGCGAATTACAAAAACGTTCTGTGACGAACTTAAACAAAATTTACATGAGTCTGTTAAAACTAAATCAGTTGGTATTGAACTTTTTAAAGGTTAAAGTAATTGGCTGGCTGATATTGATTAAATAATCATATGTTTTGATAAACCGTTTTAAACCGATATAACTTATGGAAAGGAGAAACTTTATTAGTTTGTTTGGCTTGGGCGCAATAGGCGCTTGTACAACTGTAGGAAGTAGTAAACAAAATTCTACAACAGCTTCTGAACAGAAATCAACACCTGTATCCGGGCATTTCTTCCCGGCCTTGCCATATGACTACAATGCTCTTGAGCCTTATATTGATGCAGAAACCATGGAGCTCCATTACGACAAGCATCACCGTGGATATTTTAAGAAATTTACAGCAGCTATCGATAATACTTCGTTGGAAACAACTGCTATGCGCGATATATTTGCTAATATATCAAAACACGATGTGGGCATTCGAAATAACGGAGGAGGGTACTATAACCACATGCTGTTTTGGGAGAATTTATCACCTGATAAAACAGAGCCATCAGCTCGTTTATTAAGTCACATTGTTAAAGACTTTAAATCGTTTGATGCTTTTAAAGATGAATTTTCGAAAGCAGCAAAAACACGATTTGGAAGTGGTTGGGCTTGGTTAATACTAACCGAAAATAAAGAGTTGAAAGTGGTATCATCTCCTAATCAGGATAACCCTTTAATGGATATTGCACCTGACAAGGGTATTCCATTGATGACACTTGATGTTTGGGAACATGCTTACTACCTGAATTATCAGAATAAACGTGGCGATTATATTGCTGCATTTTGGAATGTTGTTAACTGGAAAATGGTTAGTAAACGCTTTGAGAAGGCCTTAAAAGGAGAATGGTTAGGTTAAAAAGAAAATATTATTGATAAAGTTATTAAAGCCCTTTCGAAAGAAGGGCTTTTCTTGTATTTTAAAGCCAAACTTCAAGCGCATGAGAAAGATATTGATATTATTTGCACACCCATTGGTAAAAAAATCAAAGGTTAATAAGGAATTAATCGAAGCCGTAGGTAAAATGGAAGGTGTTACCATTCATAATTTATATGAAGAATACCCCGATTTTTATATAGACGTTAAACGAGAGCAAAAATTATTAAAGAAACACGATATTATTATTTGGCAGCACCCTTTCTATTGGTATAGTGCTCCATCTATTTTAAAAGAATGGTTCGATCTTGTGTTGGAACATGGGTTTGCTTATGGCCGTTGGGGTAATGCATTAAAAGGAAAATATGCGATGTCGGTTGTAACAACAGGTGGCAGTAAAGATGCTTATAGTCTTGAAGGTTCTAACCGTTATCCTATCAGGCAATATTTAATTCCTTTTGAGCAAACAGCTCGTTTATGTAATATGCAATATTTACCATCAATGGTTTTTCATGGTACTTATCAAATGAAAAACAAAGAGATTGAAATTGCACAAATGGATTATATAAAGTTGTTAACCCTGCTGCGCGATGAAAAACAACCAATAAATGAAATAAACAATAAGATGTTTGCCAACGAATATAATTAATCCATGCATTTAGATTCGATTTTTGTTGACATGATGGTGTATTTGCTTGCGGCTGTTGTAGCAGTGCCAATAGCAAAGAAAATTGGATTAGGATCGGTATTAGGTTATCTGATTGCAGGTATTGTAATTGGACCTTATATTCTTGGACTTGTGGGAGCCGAAGATGCCGATGTAATGCACTTTGCCGAGTTTGGTGTTGTTATTATGTTATTTCTGATTGGTTTGGAACTGCATCCAAGCATGCTGTGGCGTATGAAACGGTTGATTTTTGGACTGGGCGGATTGCAAATTGGTATTACTGCCGTTGTGATTGTGATTTTTTCTTCGTTCTTCTGGCTCAATTTTGCTCAGGCTGTAACTACCGGTCTAATACTGGCTCTTTCGTCTACTGCTATTGTATTGCAAACTTTAACCGAAAAAGGTTTGCTTCAAACCCGAGCCGGCCGACATAGTTTTTCTGTGCTTTTGATGCAGGATATTGCGGTTGTTCCCATTTTTGGTATTTTGGCTCTGTTGGCTAATCAGGTTGCCAATCAGGCCGACGTTCAAATGACGGAGTTAACCGGCGATGGTTGGTTAAATCTATTGTTGATATTAGGAAGTGTTGCCGTAATAGTTGTGGGAGGTAGGTATCTTGCCAGTTATATCTTTAACTATATTGCAGCTACCGGATTACGTGAGTTATTTACAGCAACGGCTCTTTTAATGGTAATTGGGATCGCAATTGGTATGGATGCTGTGGGCTTATCGCCCGCTTTGGGAACATTTTTAGCGGGTGTGGTTTTAGCTAATAGTGAATATCGTTACGAGTTAGAGAATAATCTGGAACCGTCCAAAGGTTTGTTGCTAGGTTTGTTTTTTATTTCGGTTGGAGCAAGCATCAATTTTAGTTTATTACTGGAGCACTGGGGCTTAATATTGGGTTTATTACTGATGTTGATTAGTATTAAGTTTGTTGTTCTGATTATCTTAGGTAAAATTTTCAAACTCAATACTTCTCAAAATCTGCTTTTTACTTTTAGTTTATCTCAGGCGGGTGAGTTTGGATTTGTTTTAGTGGCCTTTGCGTCTCAAAATGCTATTTATGATGAATTTACTTCAGGGGTTTTGCTTATCATCATTGCCTTATCTATGTTGATTACTCCTTTGTTTTTTATCATCAACGAAAAGATTATACTTCCACGAATTTCGAAAAAAGAGGCTAAAGAAATGGATCAGGATTGCGTTGATGAAGAAGCTAATCCTGTTATTATGGCTGGGTTCGGACGCTTTGGAATGGTACTAGG includes:
- a CDS encoding monovalent cation:proton antiporter-2 (CPA2) family protein is translated as MHLDSIFVDMMVYLLAAVVAVPIAKKIGLGSVLGYLIAGIVIGPYILGLVGAEDADVMHFAEFGVVIMLFLIGLELHPSMLWRMKRLIFGLGGLQIGITAVVIVIFSSFFWLNFAQAVTTGLILALSSTAIVLQTLTEKGLLQTRAGRHSFSVLLMQDIAVVPIFGILALLANQVANQADVQMTELTGDGWLNLLLILGSVAVIVVGGRYLASYIFNYIAATGLRELFTATALLMVIGIAIGMDAVGLSPALGTFLAGVVLANSEYRYELENNLEPSKGLLLGLFFISVGASINFSLLLEHWGLILGLLLMLISIKFVVLIILGKIFKLNTSQNLLFTFSLSQAGEFGFVLVAFASQNAIYDEFTSGVLLIIIALSMLITPLFFIINEKIILPRISKKEAKEMDQDCVDEEANPVIMAGFGRFGMVLGRFLNANGIRSTIIDINPHNIEYLKKFGFKIYYGDITRADMLEAAGAAKAKVLVIVMGDRQQIDKLVDVATKHFPHLKLVVRAVDVAHSLELANKKVDYFQQETFDSAVSLGADALRSLGMSNYSVHRAATTFRHLDRRFMDNLRQRYDMDDPHFVLEARKFSEHLENILLLQQKQPYMDMESAWDSSPMMKEENEKDE
- a CDS encoding superoxide dismutase translates to MERRNFISLFGLGAIGACTTVGSSKQNSTTASEQKSTPVSGHFFPALPYDYNALEPYIDAETMELHYDKHHRGYFKKFTAAIDNTSLETTAMRDIFANISKHDVGIRNNGGGYYNHMLFWENLSPDKTEPSARLLSHIVKDFKSFDAFKDEFSKAAKTRFGSGWAWLILTENKELKVVSSPNQDNPLMDIAPDKGIPLMTLDVWEHAYYLNYQNKRGDYIAAFWNVVNWKMVSKRFEKALKGEWLG
- a CDS encoding fumarylacetoacetate hydrolase family protein, which produces MKILCIGRNYVDHIKELNNQMPTEPVIFAKPDSALLLKNRPFFIPDFAQEFHHEVEVVIKINRIGKNIAPEFANRYYEEVGLGIDFTARDLQSKLKEKGLPWEKAKAFDGSAVLSEFVPKSKFEDIQNIDFKLDVNGETRQQGNTSLMIHPIDEIIAHVSQYFTLKIGDLIYTGTPAGVGQVKINDRLQGYLGDKMMFDFLIK
- a CDS encoding 3'-5' exonuclease, whose protein sequence is MKLQLKNPIVFFDLETTGINIAKDRIVEIAILKVSLDGKEESFCYKVNPEMPIPPETTAIHGISDEDVKDAPTFKKLGKEIAKIMEGCDIGGFNSNKFDVPLLAEEFIRAEVDFDMKKRKFVDVQTIFHKMEKRTLTAAYKFYCDKDLTDAHSAEADTRATYEVLLSQLDRYPDLENDVEFLNDFSSFNKNADFIGRIIFNDKGEEVFNFGKYKGQPVEKVLEKDPSYYGWMMNGDFPLFTKKVLTNIKLRAFRNK
- a CDS encoding NAD(P)H-dependent oxidoreductase, which codes for MRKILILFAHPLVKKSKVNKELIEAVGKMEGVTIHNLYEEYPDFYIDVKREQKLLKKHDIIIWQHPFYWYSAPSILKEWFDLVLEHGFAYGRWGNALKGKYAMSVVTTGGSKDAYSLEGSNRYPIRQYLIPFEQTARLCNMQYLPSMVFHGTYQMKNKEIEIAQMDYIKLLTLLRDEKQPINEINNKMFANEYN